CCCGTTTCTCTTTACcccccttttcttttcactcatCTATAAAACCTGGGTTAAGATTTAGTAGCAGGAGcagagtttctttttattttctccctctTTGCTTTTCTGCCACGCCGGGCCAGAAAGGAGAGGCAGACTAAAGAGACAGATGATGATCAAATTCACCACCACACAAAGCAGTGCTGGACCCAGAGAGTTAGCAAACGAGACGGCCACGGAGTTAGCAGCGAGCCAGGGGCGTCGCGTCACCATGTCCTGCTCTACGGCCAGCATTTGGAAGTGGGTGCCGAGGATGCCGCACACATGGAAGAGCTGGTGGCTGTGACCTGCAGGGGGAGCAGTCGAGTCACAGTTGAGTCAAAGCTTCTCACCTTCACCACAGAGCAAATGATTTACTGGCTGTTTGTTAGCGACGACCCAGCAGTGGTTGTGCATTAACGCTTTCTCACAATGTTTAAcacaaaaacgaaaaaaaaaaaaagaaaaagaaaaatatgtgaatgtttCACATTCAAATCAAACAGGTAGCTGCAAAGCGACACTGACTCATTAAGGTTCAGGTAAATACGCTTTCACTTCTGAGCTCCTGTGTATCCAGGATATCTTTAATAAAAGTAATCAAAGGTTTGTTTCATGCAGCTGTGATTAATACGTGTGTAGCATCCATATTTATCCTTTGTCAGAAATATTgtaatttgctttaatttttttatgttaatatattttcttgacaTTTATGAGTCCATAAGTTTGTTCAAACTAGATTATCTTTGTTCAACCAATTGTTGGTTATATATGTTGATTTTTGATATATTGTCACTAATGTCAACATGGATCATTTAAACACTGCGTAAGTATTTCTTCCAAACATACAAATATTGTATTAATGTCGGTGTCTTGCATTGATTTGCGCTTTACTTGTACCTGTTTTCAAAGCTTTCTCAAGATTGTCACATCTAACACTGTGAGAACCAAACAAAGGCAAATCCTAACTTTGCCTTTGTTTGGTTGGCTGTTcattaagttttaaagaatttgaATCAACCTACACGACAACAGATTTATCTGCGGTGACCTGACCTGAATGATGAGAGCTTGAAAACAATGACTGCGCCTCAGAGGAGGAATCTCACCTATGAAGTCGAAGCTGCCGGGTGCCAGGCGCTCAGGTAAGTGGGTGGCAAACAGGAAGCCAGTGAGGACAGCCAAGGCGATGTGTTTGTAGTGGAGGATGTTGGTGTCGTTGTCAGTGCAGCCGTCCCCCGTGCACAGAAACACCTGGGAACACGACACAAAGCGAAAAACAGGGAACTGTAAGGCATGTTGAGCATGCTAACGTCTCGTGATGTGGCTTAAACTGAAGCACTGCTGAGATGTAAGTCATAAATACACGCCTGCCAGTCAAGCATCTAAATGAAAAGTccagaataaaaatgattctACCTCAGAAGAAGAGTGAGGGAAGGTTTCTATCTACTTAGCAACAGACTATTAGTCTTCTGTTATGTAAAACCACCTGCATTTATACACGTCTTGCCCCATTAAACACAGAATAACTGAACCTAATCGAGATTTAGTAGAGTACATAGTATCCTATTGTACAAGGTGAGCCGAGTGCACAGACGCAGGTGTACAGTGTAAAGAGGGCCAAAGCAGTCGTACCCTGTAGAAGAGAGGAATGTTGTCAAACAGGTAGGGGTAGCTGAAGGCAAGGATGCGAAAGAATTTGCCGAAACCTGGACTCCCAGGtaatctggaaaaagaaaaaaaagaattttttaaatgactgcaataaaaacacacgAACTAACAATTCTTCATGGTCAAATAGTCTTGATGAGGATCTATTTAGAGTCTGGTTGACATTATTTGTAATGTATAACAGACAGAAATCGGGATAAGCATTGCTTTTCTTACAGTAGGGTGATTGTTACTCTATACATTCAGCTGCTCTTTGTTTGACTTAACCGTGTGAAACTACACGGGCCAGATTAGGGCTGGTCCCTGTAATCACTGCCAACCAACACCCACTGCACTGAGCAGAATGTTGCTCAATAGTTCCTCCAAATATGCTACAAGTGTCTGTCGTGGCTGCCGCATGACAAATCGTGAGTAAAGTCTAGAAGGCGGCTGCGTTTTGGTTTTCCGACACTTCTTGAGACGCAGTGTAAAAACGTTCTGgaagatgataaaaaaacaaaaagatgtttttcttttcctgtttgcaGTCTCTTTACCTTTTCACAAAGTCACGGTTATATTGCAGGAACGGAAAGCCAAGCCTGAGTGACAGAGAGAGACGAGATGAAAGGTTAGGAATGAGCTGACAATGACATAAAAGTGTTTGCGTGTGTAAGACGATCTTCCCTGGACTCGAGAATAATACTTAACTTTACATACTTGTACTAGAAGTAGCAACAGATCATTTCCTCGTCATACCTGGAGTAGCAGGCCAGGACGGTGCAGATGAGAGTGTTGGCCATGGCGATGGGGATGTACCACTGATGAAAGGAGCTGTTCACCCACTTGTCGGGGAAAGcgtaaaatgaataaacaacgGCAGTCCCTGCAGCAAAGCAAATCAACCGTTCAGTAGTTATTTAAAATCAGGAAAATAGATCTTTGCCAATGAAAAATGACATTCTAACTAAATAAGTGCTTCTGCATTGAGAGCAAAGGCAAACTGTTCTGACATTTTGCAACCATATAGTTTAATTCAAAGCAAATATAGGTATTAAGCAAATTTCAAAAGGGTAGCTAAATGGTTAGCTAGGGTAGTTATTAAACTTTCACGACTCTGGGTAGAGAGGATGCACTCACCCAGGCTGTAGAAACTGAGCGCCCCGTAATCAAAGAAGAAGCAGATGTGGCGCGCCCGCGGCGACATGGTGCTGAAGGTGTGAGCACAGCTGGACGCCAACGGATAAATGCagcaggagaggaggaagaccaTCAGAGGCCAGGTGAAGGAGTCCTGCCATCCTTGCTGCATCAGCACCACCGTCACCAGTTTCCACAGAAAGTACCTGCCCAAAAAGAACACcccaaaaaaagggaaaagaaaccTTTCACTTTTCTGTCTGATAGAAAGAAAACTCTTTGGTAATAGCCAGTGTCACCTGCAGGGATTATCCAATGCACAAAAGTAGCAACAAGGATGTTTCTGCAGAGGCTGAAGAGTGAAAAATGCCATAACTGCGTCTACAGCTGAAAGAACGATTTTGTACGTTTAAGAGTGTAAACTGAAAACGTTTTTCACAATGTTGAGAGTTAAATAGTGTGTCCTTCAAAGTAGCCTGATCTGTATTGTTAAAAAATCTTCTAAGACAGTGGCACTgtttaatataaattttcttCATATAGTCACTGTctatgctgattttttttattttttttattttatttatttattttttttagagttttataGAATGAAGAAAAGCCCCATTCTTAGTGTATTTCTCTCAGCAATACAAACAGGGGATCAAAGtgagtaaattttatttacatgactAATTATTACTAAATTGCCCTCTAATTTAGATGAGAGCAAAGAGACACATATGATATGtaacaatttcagattttagtttattttttgtattgaaCTGCTCTGCCCTTTGCAAGAACAATCTTTCACATTATGCTAGTTTAAAACAAAGGGCTGTTAAAGTAATAAGTAACAAGATGAGGAAGATCTGACATAAACCCGAAACACAAATATCCCAAATTAAACcttcaagagaaaaaaatacaacagctCAAATGTTCAAACAACAGTGTCAGGAAAAGTCGGGGAAAGcgtaaaaaatgtattatttgtgTCAGCAACATGAGTAAATGTATGCAGAAGAGTAAACAAAGGGGCATATCAACAGTTAGTGTCTAACATTGTATGTTGGACTCCAAATGTGGGTGCGAGTTCAGTATAAACAGGCGCCTTCCTTCCAGACTGCAGCACCGAAGAAGGGAAACTTTAGTGCTTTCACTTAGTACTACAATACATTATTTGTTCACTTCTGTTTGCACCAGCGTTAAATTAGACTTTTATAGCAGATGACTCATAAATGTTCGCAAGAGCCGGTCAATTTAGAAAGGAAACAGCCTACGAAATTATGAGCACAATTATTCAACAATAAGTAGATGCTGCTCCTTCAGAAAATCCAATCTCTGTATATAATTATGAGTTATTATCCCTCAattaaaccagttttttttcccccccccaccaGTCAGTTACATAACAATTAAGAGCACTACACAAACAACCTGATCTGATCAGCTGTTGTGTGTTGCCGTCAGTGTTTCCCCGTCACTGAGCAGTTAGCTAATTGTGGCGTTACGAATGAAAGCCTGAAGCGCAGACCTGCTCATTAGTGCCAGGCCTTTAGGTCCACCTCCCCTCCTTGACACAAGCACCCGTGTGTCTTCACCATATTCCAAACAGACCCACAtctacacacacgcacgcacacacccacacacccatgcacacacacacacacacacacacacacactgtctggctaattgaaattaaaattccACCTGAATAAGGTCACTGACCTTTTTACCTTCTCTCTATCACAAAGTAGGCGTGGTTGATAAACACATCACTGATGTAACACCTGTGGCGTTCTTTTGCTGTCTTGCcttaatattgaaataaaatacttccGTTCTGCTCACGCACATTTGTTGGGTTTCCATGTTCTCCGTTCTCCTGTTCAGAATCTAAGTGACAAATCTGGCAAGATCTGGAGTCTTCttggagatgtttttaaaagttcGGCTCATGCTGGAAATACTCCTACCCGTTATTTAAACCGTAGATATTCGCTGACAGGTCGCCCCAGTCAGCGGGaagtttcttttctgtctccctttttccttcttttgtgtttctgtacGTGGGAATCATGCCTGGATCTTAGGATCATGTCACGATGCCACATAACGTTTTTAAATGTAGTTGCAAAATTCACTGACGTAACAGTTCGTTTACGGCTGGGTGTGTTAAGGAATCTAAGGAATCTATCAATGCTTCCTGCCCtgttctgttgtatttttttctctctctctctctcttttttttttaaggacatcTCTTTCTTCTTGGGCGGGCTTTTGTCGTTGTAACTAcactttctaataaaatattagattgGCTTTCGGCGACAACCGTTTCATAAAATATGTGATTTGATGCACAGCTGATTCGGATGTTTTCTCAAGGAACAAATGCCACAACAATCTGAAGACTCTCTCCTTTCCCTGCGTCGTTGACAAGTTGTCATTGTTTTGGCGCTATGTGTAACTTCCATTGTGTCTCTTATTCCGGCCACATGAACCTAATCTGCTCCTCGCTAATGAAAAAATTCAACAGGCAAATCAGTTTAATAATGAATAGAATGCGTAAATTTTCTCTAAGCCTGAAAATTTGGGGAACAGTCAGGGAAACACGGTGAGGCAGAGAGCGGAGGGGGAACCACATGGCTGCTGGGATGGGTgacttgaaaacaaaaccagtcGGTATGTTCAGTCTGTCTCAGGTTACGCTGGTGAAAAACTTGGAAAACTGTATGCATGTGGAAATCTAATCTAATCCCGTACAGGACCTGGATAGTAGACAAGGCTGGGAAGATTTCTCTAGAAGATAAAAATGGAAGCATGAGAATCTAAGAATGTTCCTGTGACTAAAGAGAAAGCTGATATTATGTAAGAGACGTCTGGAAAACTCTTTGGCCTGCAGGTTTTACAGGATGTGTGTGATTCCCTTCTCATGACGTGGGgacaggttgttttttttttgggtgtttCGTGTTGTTATGTAATCGCTTTACCTTTTTCATTCAGGTACGTGACATCAAGCCAAATCAAGGTTACTGACGCAAAAAAATTTGTAGAGTAACAGAAGCTTGATCAAAGGATGAAATCAGAGAAAGTGTCCCTACTTCGAGGGTCAGCGTGTTATCAGAAAACTGAATATAAATTCTGTCAGCTGTctcgttttatttttattttagcacacatagcaaaaaaaaccaacaaaacctgAAATACTTAAAGTTTTTCAGCTTACCAGGTGGGTAGAAAGTGAGTCCAGATGTTTAGCGTCTCATTGGTCATCTGGAAGAGGCTGAGGATGCAGTCGGTGGCGGAGCTCCCGGGGTGCCGGTACCCAGAAATGATGCTGTCCTCATGGTAAACctccacacagaaaaaaaaaaaaaccaaaacaaaacaaaaaaacaacaacaacattgtttttttggaTTGCACATTCAAGGGAAATCTGAGAAACCTGTTTCTTCACTTGTGTCCTGCAGGCAAACCAAAATGAATTTCCATGTGATACAGCAGAAACTGTTTAATATAGGAGGTACAAATGAATCAGGAGGTGCAGATTTATTCACAATAAAGTCGAATCGAAGTAAATCCAAAGGTGTTTCTTCTGAACTGCTGGATGATAACATGAGTGGGAAGGTGAAGACAAGAAcagaagttttttaaaaagttattcttTAGCACATCAAATCTTTTTCACTCCCAATGACTGGAAGTTCTCCTCATTCCTCCACCGCTCCCACCTCTGACTCCGGtaagtcaaagtaaaacagGTGAAATcagttcatcttttatttttaaattattattatttcttttgtgaaTGTGCAGTGAAGATGGACTTACTTTGGGCACCTGATTGATGCTGAAGACTCGTGGAAATTTGATGAGACTGAGCATGACTGCAGAGTGCCGCCGCCGTGAGAGGGGAGAGCTGGACTGAGGCCACAGGCGGGGTGTGCCTTTATGAAGGTGTGTGTTGCCATGCCGTCTGCAGGGTTCCTCCCCTTCCGACTCCTTCCTCTACAAACCCGGCAGGAATATCCAGTGCAGTGAgccactcctcctcctcctcctcctccctcatgTTGTCTCTGCAGAGGTGGAGGGCGTACGCGCACAACAGGTGAACGCTCCCAAACAACTGTTTTCCCACAAGAAGGGGGAAGAATATTCACTTGATTCTCGTCTACTTTTGCAGAAGAAGGGACGTTTCGAGGACTAGCTAATAACATTTTAGAATTATGATACGAATGCAAGCTCTTCTTCCAAATGCAAGATCTCGACAGTGGAGCTGGTATTTCAAGTTTCACCCACTGACAAAGAAACAGTAAATAATTTTGCCCACTTtctgcagcaaataaaaaaaaaaaaagcttgcgACCTAATCTGAATGTCACCCGAGTTTTGGGTGGGTTCAGACGAGGCAAGGCTGGTGAATGAAGGGTGTGAATCAGTCTGTCAGTACAGTAAACGGAGCTCCTCTGCGTTTCGGTGTGACGTCTGACCTGAGTGGAGGGACGGGCCGGTCCGATCAGGGCTTCCAGAGTGTCTTATCTTGTTCAAACTTTGCAGCAATGAAGACAAGCAAGATGCCAGTATTAGGAAGTGAAACGCGCTGTTGTTTGCTCGAACtggtaaataaaacaggaacagcTCCCAGTATGTTGCTGGGGACAGCCGCTTACCCCCAGTAAAGGTCGCTCTCTGCCAGGCGCAGTTCAAGCACAAGAGTGAGATAATGCTTCATTTcaaagcaaatacaaataaaacctcTGTTAGAAGAATTCAATTACACTTAATCAAGGAAACTGGTAATTGACAGCTTAAGAACAGTCCAACTGATGGAGACTCTCCAGTgcagaaacacaacattaaaGTAAAGACAGGCGGCCAACagccaatgtgtgtgtgtaggtgtgtgtgtgactgagagCCGAGTTGGATTGGCACAGACTCAGTTTCTACTGTTGTGATCTGTGTTAATGAGTACTTCTTTCAATTTTACCCTTCAAACAATGTCAAGCACCAGAAGGACAACCTGTGAGAGGCAGAGCCTGAAAACACGATGGTCCGTTGAAAGAGTGTTGCTGTCGTGTACCTGAAGCTTTGTTTGGTTTggtatgtcatttttattttcttgaccAAACAAAAGTTTCAAGCAACCCTTATTTTCTTTATCATCTATTTCCAAACTCTTGTAATCTTTAAAAGACTTTCTGAAGGTTTGAACTGAATACTGAATACCCAGACCATGATAGCAAAATGTGCATAATTTACTGAACCCCTTCACccattaatttataaaaaacaaaaaatcagttacatttgaaaccagaagtttagaTACACCATGTAAAAAGACAGAtacgtctgtttttttttgtcattgtctgatttaaagtatgtaacttttgcaaacaaaatgtcttttctttttcctttttttacatatttgttaaaactatctcTATGTTGCGAGAGTGTTATACGAGACAAATAATCTGACAAAATCAAGCTGTCATCTGCAGAAGTTCACTCAtcacaaaacaaccaatcagagccaggaggacgctcttagcaacagcttgaAGACATTAtgatttttgtaatgttttcataatgttttttacGGAAACTGAAACTCTTGAAAGTTGAATGCGTATAGTAGCACTTTCaacaatctgatggttgaataacccAAGTCACCAAATAatgactaaaaacaataaatatcctTAATCTTATCAATCTACTTATTCAATAGttcagtggtaaaaaaaaaaaaaaagcttatggAATCAAAATGCTTATTTTGCCGATatacgtttttttgttttgttttttatcatcaaaattttccaaacataaacagattaaaagcagtaaattcaaatgtttttgaactCGTGTTTATTTAACAGTGtaggtggaaaaaaaaggttttaaattattttgtagataAATGGCTTTTGATTTAAATGCGATTCATTTCGattaattacagaccttggaattaatttgatcaaagattttaatcaaaaccCCAGAGCCTCTCACGTTTCAATTCTTCCCAACACCAAGTAAAGAAACTGACTAGCCCAACACCGGCATAgcttactttttttattttttatttaactaaatctttttacattttgtttcagttgtaAATCAGagccattcttttttttatgcgtCGCTTTCGTATGATCTCTACATCaatcataaatacataaatctgACACATCATGTCTGCACCGATCATCAGCTGCTGCCTGGTATTTGTTCTACTTCAGCATCGTGACAGAAGATCTGCGTTAATCCGTCGCTGAAGTGGCGAGCAACGCTTGAAATCATTAAACAATGGAGTGCTGGAGAATTATTCACAGCTGCTGTTTCTGGAATTAGCAACAGTGAGAATGACCAACGTTTTCAGCTGCATGATGTATTTTTTGACTCTCAGTTAATTTTTAATAGCTACCTTTGTTACATAATGAGCTATCGAGGCACAGTTTATTCTCAGGTGACTCTTGGATTCATAGCATGATCTTCATTTTTGTCAAAACGTGAACTAGTGCGCTCCCTTAAAATGTAACTTCAACTAGGATGCTGAAGTGCTTTAAAAAGAGCACTgctggtaaaacaaaacaaaacaaacaaaaaaaaaaaacagagaagagagGTAAAACTGTAAGCATTTAAAGAATAAACCAGGAATAGTGAGTGAAGCTTCTTAGGCACGGATGAtttatttccttcatgttttgtGTCCTTTAGCAGAGGCCAAATCACAGTGTAATCTTTGATACACTGAATTAATGGCAAGAGAGGCAAAAAAGTCCCACCTGATGTAGATACATTTATCAATTTTCCATGTTTATCCTTTCAGTGGCACAGGAAGGCAGGTATTTTTCACCAACAGTCTTTGGGCGGAAGGTGGGATCCACCCTGGACAAGCTGCCAGCCTGTAACCGGGCTAACAACATTCactcctggaaaaaaaacaaaacaaaacaaaacaaaactcttcatTTTACAGGCATGTTTCTGGCCAGTGGAATCACCACTGCCCTGCTGAGCAGCCCTTCTCACATAACAACAAATCCTGTTTAAAACCCAGtttcatttgatattttaaataaaagatatttaggTGGGTTGAATTCATGATTCATGgtatttacaaaaacagttaGATTCTTTTTGCGATTCCAGGGTGAAAATACTGGAGACCGGAGCTTAGTC
This genomic interval from Gambusia affinis linkage group LG02, SWU_Gaff_1.0, whole genome shotgun sequence contains the following:
- the LOC122841799 gene encoding membrane progestin receptor gamma-B-like produces the protein MLSLIKFPRVFSINQVPKVYHEDSIISGYRHPGSSATDCILSLFQMTNETLNIWTHFLPTWYFLWKLVTVVLMQQGWQDSFTWPLMVFLLSCCIYPLASSCAHTFSTMSPRARHICFFFDYGALSFYSLGTAVVYSFYAFPDKWVNSSFHQWYIPIAMANTLICTVLACYSRLGFPFLQYNRDFVKRLPGSPGFGKFFRILAFSYPYLFDNIPLFYRVFLCTGDGCTDNDTNILHYKHIALAVLTGFLFATHLPERLAPGSFDFIGHSHQLFHVCGILGTHFQMLAVEQDMVTRRPWLAANSVAVSFANSLGPALLCVVVNLIIICLFSLPLLSGPAWQKSKEGENKKKLCSCY